A segment of the Vibrio sp. 16 genome:
AAATCGAAAACCTACCCAATGCTTCACAGCTTAAAGAGGCATTAAATCGAGAGTTTGAACAACTGATCACTAAAATGAGTAACTACTATGAGATCAAGAAACAAGTTCTTGAAGCGCAAAAGAGTAGCCTGACTGAAAAGTACGAATGCTCATTACTTAAACTGCGCTATCAACATCTTAAACAAGAGCTCAGCTCACAACGTAAACGCTGGAAAATGCAGTTAGCCCAATACGCATAACACCAAACATTAAAATGGGGAGCACAATTGCTCCCCATTTTGTTTTCTAAGGCTGCTTATCAAAGCACACCGTCCCTTCATCTAACGTAAGCCAGGACTGCTTTTCACTCACCCAGACATGTGCTTGAGGGGCAAACTCCTCGGAGACTTCACTGCCCACAGGTTTTAGTTTGAGTTTTACTGTTTCTGGTGCATCTGGGTTGTAGTGGTAGATGCGATTACCACATTGAGGACAAAATTTCGCATAATTCTTGTTGCCACTTTCGGCTAAGCGCTCCCACTGTGACATCTCACCACGAAATTCTACGTCTTCGGTATTGCACACCGCCGTAACGCTATATGGGCTTGTTGAGAGCTTTTGGCATTCTTGGCAATGGCAGGCAAAGACCTTCATTGGAGCGCGTTTAAGTGTGTAACTGACTTGACCACACTGACATGCTGCTGAGACTGGAAATTCCATTGAGTGCTTCCTTATCGTTTATTTATTAGACAAGTAAACTCTATACAATTTATCGGCTTGCTATGCAACCGCGCGTAGTTTTCCACGATACGAACTTTGACAAACCCATTGGTAGTAAGAACTTTTCGTGACGCCATGTTGTTTTCATCGGCATAAGCAAATAACCGCTTGATCCCTTTACGGCTCAGTTCGGTTATTCCCTTATTCAACGCGATCGTCGCAACACCTTTGGAAACAGAGTGTTGGCCAACACGGTAACCAACATGAGCGGTGCCTTTTTTTAAATCAACGTTGGTAAAATTGAGACGCCCGATGATCTGGCCGCTATTATCTTTTATCAGCAATGGGAGCAAACGGTCACACTTGAACTCAAGTAAGAACTCTTGAATGTGCTGAGTAACCCCCTCCAACGAGTAAAAGTCTTGCTCTCTCGGGGGAATAAACTGCTCGAACCAAGTTTGATTTTCGATCTCAAACGCGAGCAGCTGCTCTACATCACTCAAGTTAAGCAATGTGAGTTTGATGTCCGCTAACTCTCTTTTACTGGTCATAGCCATTACCTTGATGGTTAGCGTTTCTTGCCTCGATTCGCGTGAATTTTCAATTTTGCCTTCATTTTACGCTTGTCAGACGAGCGACTCTTTCTTCG
Coding sequences within it:
- a CDS encoding GFA family protein, coding for MEFPVSAACQCGQVSYTLKRAPMKVFACHCQECQKLSTSPYSVTAVCNTEDVEFRGEMSQWERLAESGNKNYAKFCPQCGNRIYHYNPDAPETVKLKLKPVGSEVSEEFAPQAHVWVSEKQSWLTLDEGTVCFDKQP
- a CDS encoding GNAT family N-acetyltransferase, producing MTSKRELADIKLTLLNLSDVEQLLAFEIENQTWFEQFIPPREQDFYSLEGVTQHIQEFLLEFKCDRLLPLLIKDNSGQIIGRLNFTNVDLKKGTAHVGYRVGQHSVSKGVATIALNKGITELSRKGIKRLFAYADENNMASRKVLTTNGFVKVRIVENYARLHSKPINCIEFTCLINKR